In one window of Cytophagaceae bacterium ABcell3 DNA:
- the glgP gene encoding alpha-glucan family phosphorylase, producing MNINFNYRKPEAKGKKVAYFSMEFAIDQCLKIYSGGLGFLAGSHLRSAGELNQNLIGIGILYKHGYYDQNRDSNQQMRVDFIKKDYSFLMDTGIVFPVSVHDHTVMVKAFYLAPDIFGTAPLFLLSTDIPENDYLSRTITHRLYDPNEATKIAQSIVLGIGGAKLLDILHDNTDIYHMNEGHPLPLLFYLYSKCHNLEEVKRKVVFTTHTPEAAGNEEHDINLLNEMNFFYSVPFHEVKEITKVAYGNLNYTLTGLRFAKIANAVSKIHEKVANEMWKGNEGTCSIISITNAQSKSYWADKKLEEAFEKGSEAEILNRKREMKKALFEVVADQTGKLFHPDVLTVVWARRFAGYKRANLIMRNFENFLNLITSSQYPVQFIWAGKPYPEDSSGIHLFNEIANQIHPFENCAVLTGYELKLSALLKRGADVWLNTPRYSREASGTSGMSAAMNGTVNLSIADGWFPEFVKHG from the coding sequence GTGAACATTAACTTTAACTATAGAAAGCCAGAGGCCAAAGGTAAAAAAGTGGCTTACTTTTCCATGGAGTTTGCTATTGACCAATGCCTTAAAATATACTCAGGAGGCTTAGGTTTTTTAGCGGGATCACATTTGCGTAGTGCTGGCGAGCTGAACCAAAATTTAATCGGTATTGGCATTTTGTATAAGCATGGGTATTACGATCAAAATAGAGACAGTAACCAACAGATGCGTGTTGATTTTATCAAAAAAGACTACTCCTTTTTGATGGATACTGGCATAGTATTTCCGGTAAGTGTTCATGACCATACTGTAATGGTTAAAGCATTTTATCTCGCTCCTGATATTTTTGGCACAGCCCCATTGTTTTTACTTTCTACAGATATACCTGAGAACGATTATTTGTCGAGAACTATAACGCATCGGTTGTACGATCCCAATGAGGCTACTAAAATTGCACAGTCTATTGTCTTGGGCATAGGGGGTGCCAAATTACTGGATATCCTTCATGATAATACCGATATTTATCACATGAACGAGGGTCATCCTTTGCCCCTTTTGTTTTATTTATATTCCAAGTGTCACAATCTTGAAGAAGTCAAAAGAAAGGTAGTCTTTACCACCCATACTCCTGAAGCAGCGGGTAATGAGGAGCATGATATAAATTTGCTCAATGAGATGAACTTCTTTTATTCTGTGCCCTTTCATGAAGTAAAGGAAATCACAAAAGTTGCCTATGGAAACTTAAATTACACTTTAACCGGTTTGAGGTTTGCTAAGATTGCCAATGCTGTTAGTAAAATACATGAAAAGGTGGCTAATGAAATGTGGAAAGGTAATGAAGGCACCTGCTCTATTATTTCTATAACCAATGCTCAAAGCAAAAGCTATTGGGCTGATAAAAAACTTGAAGAGGCTTTTGAAAAAGGCTCAGAAGCAGAAATCCTCAATCGCAAAAGGGAAATGAAAAAAGCCCTTTTTGAAGTAGTTGCCGATCAGACAGGTAAGTTATTTCATCCCGATGTTTTAACGGTGGTTTGGGCACGTAGGTTTGCAGGTTATAAACGTGCCAATTTGATCATGAGGAATTTTGAAAACTTTCTAAATTTAATTACCTCAAGTCAATATCCTGTTCAGTTTATTTGGGCAGGAAAACCATATCCTGAAGACAGTTCAGGCATTCACCTTTTCAATGAGATTGCAAACCAAATACATCCTTTTGAAAACTGTGCGGTATTAACAGGCTACGAGCTGAAGCTGTCAGCCCTTTTAAAACGGGGTGCGGATGTTTGGCTCAATACCCCACGCTATTCTAGAGAGGCTTCAGGCACCAGCGGCATGAGTGCTGCTATGAATGGCACTGTAAATCTTTCCATTGCAGATGGATGGTTCCCTGAGTTTGTCAAACATGGATAA
- a CDS encoding response regulator, whose product MIRTINNLKIRNKLLIILLILLIPLLYFVLLKVTDEVKQNNELKEVVYRLQESEVLSEYIHEFQKERARILGTGKGDSSLLDEAINQRIKTDNAAKKLKDFYKDAPFTELSMVNDLQKYRNDYDKGKLDIASYQNYSNQLLFTFLEKINDNALGISNVSVRWKLVSFTNLVSSKVYLGKARSSILTAYLDQEFSYESYARLATQMAAFDNSLNTYSKFISEQSLNTLHSHLENKGFPEVQVFMKAYAQKPKVTLLSGDALDVFNSFTSVVEGIRDQEKLLMNAVLKDVNNLSSSKETQLATLIGVVLFIIATGLFLSLYIIRTVSGSLSSLRDAAEKVAVGSTDIQLNYRSSDEIGTLADSFRKVVNKNIALSNVAHAIGQGKYDTKVEVAGKKDLLSNAIKEMQVNLKKYKEESQKRTYIVGGVSGLNDNLSGSDDMHSLTQKVIAYLCSYTNSQVGVLYLKNEAGNFVPTASYGTKCEIHQITSFKTGVGLTGQAAEEGSLRILNEVSGEHLKVETGISEISPANILLLPLVFSNKVKGIVELGSRELYDETKIEFFNSVSERIAIVLQTLQAHLKTQELLYETQNQAEELESQQEELRQLNAELKTSEEELRVSQEELQEKNSELEEKAQQLEEQFEAVNTKNQALEDAREAIELKVKQVESISKYKSQFLANMSHELRTPLNSILILSRLLSDNKAQNLNSKQLEHAQIIHNSGTDLLKLINEILDLSKIEAGQVKLEQAEVDIKDIRVEESFKELAKEKGINYIVQYSKDLPNTIFTDKFRLEQILRNLLSNAIKFTQKGGDITFSVYKAKANTAYHSEDLKQSSEVLAFSVSDTGIGIPIAKQETIFEAFKQADASTTRKYGGTGLGLTICKELAQLLGGEIQINSEEGQGSTFTLLLPQKIKEKHTSLPSVEQEPISKTEESIVQVIEELPSTDKKETSMLIIEDDKGFNRILADFSKAKQFKVYQAYTGKEGLDIAQKHLPDAILLDINLPDTSGWEVLKAIRANKKLKHVNIHVMSAYDKEVQKKQYHNEDYLSKPVTLEMLDKALNKVQNGSKQSINTILIVEDNVIENNAIGELLSSRNIQSIAAHSAEEAEIILKNKPIEGIILDLNLPGMNGFNWMKKIRSEEHFHKLPIIVYSGKDLNEEDEVKIKKFANTIIIKNEYSYLRLLDEVQLFLHKVNQKLPMGSDYKMKLHVPEEVMANKKVLIVDDDIRNVYSLYSLLEAHGMEIVVASDGKEALDKLENKIDIVLMDIMMPEMDGIEATKRIRKNPQYKDLPIIALTAKAMKGDREQCIEAGASDYITKPVDNEKLLTLMRVWLYEG is encoded by the coding sequence ATGATAAGAACTATTAACAACTTAAAAATCAGAAATAAGCTACTAATAATCCTGCTTATATTACTTATCCCTCTACTATATTTTGTTCTTCTTAAGGTAACAGATGAAGTAAAGCAAAACAACGAACTTAAAGAAGTTGTGTATAGGCTTCAGGAATCAGAAGTCCTTTCAGAGTATATCCACGAGTTTCAAAAAGAACGCGCCCGCATATTAGGAACTGGAAAAGGAGATAGCTCACTACTTGATGAAGCTATAAACCAAAGGATAAAAACGGATAATGCGGCAAAAAAACTAAAAGACTTCTATAAAGATGCTCCTTTTACAGAACTTTCTATGGTCAATGATTTGCAAAAATATAGAAATGACTATGATAAAGGCAAACTTGATATTGCTAGTTATCAAAATTACTCCAACCAACTACTGTTCACTTTTTTAGAAAAAATTAACGACAATGCCTTAGGGATTAGCAATGTTTCAGTAAGGTGGAAACTGGTCAGCTTTACCAATTTGGTTTCCTCTAAAGTTTATCTGGGCAAGGCAAGGAGTTCTATATTGACTGCTTATCTAGATCAAGAGTTTTCTTATGAAAGTTATGCTAGACTAGCCACACAAATGGCAGCCTTTGACAACTCTTTAAACACCTACTCAAAGTTCATTTCTGAACAAAGCCTGAACACACTCCACAGCCACTTAGAAAACAAAGGTTTTCCCGAAGTTCAGGTTTTTATGAAAGCATATGCACAAAAGCCCAAAGTTACCTTGCTTTCAGGTGATGCACTAGATGTGTTTAACAGTTTCACCTCTGTTGTGGAAGGTATAAGAGATCAAGAAAAACTCTTAATGAACGCAGTTTTAAAAGATGTTAATAATCTAAGTTCATCTAAAGAAACCCAACTAGCCACATTAATAGGGGTGGTTCTATTCATTATAGCAACAGGCCTATTTCTGTCATTATATATCATAAGAACAGTGTCAGGTTCTTTGTCGTCTTTGAGAGATGCGGCTGAAAAAGTTGCTGTAGGATCTACAGATATACAATTAAATTACAGATCAAGTGATGAAATTGGCACATTGGCAGACTCATTTAGAAAAGTAGTCAACAAAAACATTGCGCTGTCCAATGTTGCGCATGCCATCGGACAGGGTAAGTATGACACCAAAGTAGAGGTAGCCGGAAAGAAAGATTTGTTGAGCAATGCAATCAAAGAAATGCAGGTAAACCTCAAAAAATACAAAGAGGAAAGCCAGAAAAGAACTTATATAGTTGGTGGCGTTTCTGGACTCAACGACAACCTTTCTGGCTCTGACGACATGCACTCTTTAACGCAAAAAGTCATTGCCTATCTATGCTCTTATACAAATTCTCAAGTAGGGGTTTTATACTTAAAAAATGAAGCTGGTAATTTTGTACCAACTGCATCCTACGGAACCAAATGCGAAATCCATCAAATTACGTCTTTTAAAACTGGGGTTGGGTTGACAGGACAAGCCGCAGAAGAAGGCTCTTTAAGGATATTAAATGAAGTATCTGGTGAGCACCTAAAGGTTGAAACAGGAATATCTGAAATTTCCCCTGCCAATATACTTCTTTTACCACTTGTTTTCTCTAATAAAGTGAAGGGAATTGTGGAACTAGGCTCCAGAGAATTGTACGATGAAACAAAGATCGAATTCTTTAATTCCGTTTCTGAAAGGATAGCTATTGTTTTACAAACACTTCAGGCCCATCTGAAAACCCAGGAACTCTTATATGAAACACAAAACCAAGCAGAGGAGCTAGAGTCACAACAAGAAGAGTTAAGGCAATTAAACGCAGAACTTAAAACATCAGAAGAGGAACTAAGGGTAAGCCAAGAGGAACTACAAGAAAAAAATTCAGAGCTTGAAGAGAAAGCCCAACAACTTGAAGAACAGTTTGAAGCTGTAAATACAAAAAATCAGGCACTTGAAGATGCAAGAGAAGCTATTGAGCTTAAAGTAAAACAGGTAGAGTCTATAAGCAAATACAAGAGTCAGTTCTTAGCAAATATGTCGCACGAGCTAAGGACTCCACTCAACAGTATTTTGATTTTATCAAGGTTGCTGTCGGACAACAAGGCACAAAACCTCAACAGCAAGCAACTGGAACATGCTCAGATTATTCATAACTCCGGCACGGATCTCTTAAAATTAATCAATGAAATCCTAGACCTTTCAAAGATAGAGGCTGGTCAGGTAAAGCTTGAACAAGCAGAAGTTGACATTAAAGACATAAGGGTAGAAGAGTCATTTAAAGAACTGGCAAAAGAGAAAGGAATAAATTACATTGTTCAATATAGCAAAGACTTGCCGAACACCATATTTACCGATAAGTTTCGCCTAGAACAAATACTGCGTAATTTGTTAAGCAATGCCATAAAGTTTACCCAGAAAGGTGGTGATATTACATTCTCAGTGTATAAAGCTAAAGCCAATACGGCCTACCATTCTGAAGACTTGAAACAAAGCTCTGAAGTGCTAGCTTTTTCTGTTTCTGATACAGGAATAGGTATACCAATAGCAAAACAGGAAACAATCTTCGAAGCATTTAAACAAGCAGACGCTTCTACCACAAGAAAATATGGAGGAACAGGTCTCGGCCTCACCATCTGCAAAGAGCTAGCGCAGTTACTTGGAGGTGAAATACAAATTAACAGTGAAGAAGGACAGGGAAGTACTTTTACTTTACTCTTGCCTCAAAAAATAAAGGAAAAACACACAAGTCTCCCTTCAGTAGAACAGGAACCTATCTCCAAAACAGAGGAGTCTATTGTCCAAGTAATAGAGGAGCTTCCGTCAACAGATAAAAAAGAAACATCAATGCTAATTATTGAAGACGATAAAGGCTTCAATAGGATTTTGGCCGATTTTTCTAAAGCAAAACAATTCAAGGTATATCAAGCCTATACAGGAAAAGAAGGGCTAGACATAGCCCAGAAGCACCTTCCGGATGCAATACTGCTAGACATAAACTTACCGGACACTTCTGGTTGGGAAGTTCTTAAAGCAATAAGAGCAAACAAAAAGCTCAAGCATGTCAACATACATGTCATGTCTGCTTATGATAAAGAAGTGCAGAAAAAACAGTATCATAACGAAGACTATTTATCTAAACCTGTTACCCTAGAAATGCTAGATAAGGCCTTAAATAAGGTTCAAAACGGTTCTAAGCAATCTATCAATACTATTCTTATTGTAGAAGATAATGTGATAGAAAACAATGCCATAGGAGAACTCCTTTCATCAAGAAACATACAATCAATTGCGGCACATTCAGCCGAAGAAGCGGAAATAATATTAAAAAACAAGCCGATAGAAGGAATTATCCTGGACTTAAACTTGCCTGGAATGAATGGGTTTAACTGGATGAAAAAAATCCGTTCAGAAGAACATTTCCACAAGTTACCTATCATTGTTTACTCAGGCAAAGATTTAAACGAGGAAGACGAGGTGAAGATTAAGAAGTTTGCCAATACAATTATTATCAAAAATGAGTATTCATACCTTCGCTTATTGGATGAGGTACAATTGTTTTTGCACAAAGTAAACCAAAAACTTCCTATGGGCAGTGACTATAAAATGAAACTGCACGTACCTGAGGAGGTTATGGCAAACAAAAAAGTCCTTATTGTAGATGATGACATCAGAAATGTGTACTCCTTGTACAGCTTACTTGAAGCTCATGGAATGGAAATAGTTGTGGCCAGCGATGGTAAAGAAGCATTGGACAAACTTGAAAACAAAATAGATATTGTACTGATGGACATTATGATGCCAGAGATGGACGGCATTGAAGCTACAAAAAGGATAAGAAAGAATCCTCAATACAAAGATTTACCTATAATTGCCTTGACTGCCAAAGCCATGAAAGGCGACAGAGAGCAATGTATTGAAGCTGGGGCTTCTGATTATATAACTAAACCGGTAGATAATGAGAAGCTCCTTACATTAATGAGGGTATGGCTTTACGAAGGTTAA
- a CDS encoding ferredoxin reductase family protein → MGDNQVYSSEKRQILSLLFLSIYVIIGVTPLVIATFTLPRSPHSFYNEFARSLALIAISLYIFQLIIPLRFKILDKVFGLDRLFIFHSKMGGFILLLILAHPILMSIHAENWLLPIDPENPWNLWIGFVAIILLLAHVLLSVFRKKINLSWETWRVIHDTLALTVLLFILIHSWFTGSDVDNPIMQAIWIAIPVIGVPLFIWHRWFRYKNERVFTVEDIIQEAEGVHTVKMKPQANTKYDYLPGQFHFIRFFGENISDEEHHFTISSSPTQDFVSSSIKSLGDFTETIKHIKTGDKAIINGPFGQFSYVYNNKKDIVFLAGGIGITPIMSMIRHMRDSGFKGNVTLLYSNIQEADIAFREELKAIEANNDFLKVVFLLQKADKDWEGEQGIIDKYVLDQYLKNDYLTKDYYICGPAPMITSIINILKQKGVDANQLHTEIFELAADFVPETGRYNSLNKAIYLIVSIFLVVSIFFGVLRGEEMLENPVESPEEVERH, encoded by the coding sequence ATGGGTGACAATCAAGTATATTCTTCAGAAAAACGACAAATCTTATCCCTATTATTCCTGTCCATTTACGTAATAATAGGGGTTACCCCTTTGGTCATTGCGACCTTTACGCTTCCAAGAAGCCCACACAGCTTCTACAATGAATTTGCCAGAAGCTTAGCACTTATAGCTATAAGTTTATATATTTTTCAGCTCATCATTCCTCTGCGTTTCAAAATATTAGATAAAGTTTTCGGACTGGATCGGCTATTTATCTTTCACAGCAAAATGGGAGGCTTTATCCTTCTACTTATACTGGCACATCCAATTTTAATGAGTATTCATGCCGAAAATTGGCTCTTGCCTATTGATCCTGAAAACCCATGGAATTTATGGATAGGATTTGTAGCCATTATCCTATTACTCGCTCATGTACTTTTAAGTGTGTTCCGCAAAAAAATCAACCTTAGTTGGGAGACTTGGAGGGTTATCCATGATACACTTGCATTGACAGTTTTACTATTCATCCTCATACATTCATGGTTTACAGGCTCAGATGTTGACAACCCTATCATGCAAGCAATATGGATAGCTATACCAGTCATTGGAGTGCCACTATTTATATGGCATAGATGGTTTCGTTACAAAAATGAGCGGGTTTTTACAGTTGAAGACATTATACAAGAGGCGGAGGGCGTTCATACAGTCAAAATGAAACCCCAGGCTAATACTAAGTATGATTATTTACCTGGCCAATTCCATTTTATCCGTTTTTTTGGTGAGAACATATCTGATGAAGAACACCACTTTACCATATCATCCAGCCCGACACAAGATTTTGTGTCTTCATCAATTAAAAGCCTTGGAGATTTTACAGAAACTATAAAGCATATCAAAACAGGCGATAAGGCCATCATCAATGGCCCTTTTGGACAGTTTTCTTATGTCTATAATAACAAAAAAGATATTGTTTTTTTAGCTGGCGGAATAGGGATTACACCTATTATGAGCATGATCAGGCATATGAGAGACAGTGGCTTTAAAGGAAATGTTACATTACTTTATTCCAATATTCAAGAAGCAGACATTGCTTTTAGAGAAGAGCTTAAAGCAATTGAAGCTAATAACGACTTTCTCAAAGTAGTTTTTTTACTCCAAAAGGCGGATAAAGATTGGGAAGGAGAACAAGGAATAATTGACAAGTATGTGTTAGACCAATATCTCAAAAATGACTATTTAACTAAAGACTATTATATCTGTGGGCCTGCTCCCATGATAACATCCATAATAAACATACTCAAACAAAAAGGAGTAGATGCAAATCAGTTACATACTGAAATATTTGAACTTGCAGCTGATTTCGTTCCTGAAACGGGCAGATATAACAGTTTAAATAAAGCCATATATCTAATAGTTTCTATCTTCTTGGTGGTTTCCATCTTCTTTGGCGTATTACGGGGAGAAGAAATGCTGGAAAATCCAGTAGAAAGCCCAGAAGAGGTGGAGCGTCATTGA
- a CDS encoding bile acid:sodium symporter family protein produces the protein MKFLNGITNAFPIIIIVASAASLYNPELFAWFTNDYITIGLGIIMLGMGLTLKTTDFLQIFRMPLWVITGLALQFAVMPFLGWFLAQTFNLPPFLATGLILVSCCPGGTASNVITYLSRGNVALSVCLTAFSTLMAIVLTPVLTAVLAGSKVDVDAAGLFLNTLQVVLLPVTAGALMNRFLPDFTKKAVAFAPPVAVIFITLIVSSIIGGGKEIILDSAPGLFMAVILLHFSGFTAGYLVSKIFLKKEDVARAIAIEVGMQNSGLGALLAKKNFPDPATAIPSALSSLTHCILGSAFAWIARKFPVQEQVKFTDKKERVGA, from the coding sequence ATGAAATTCCTTAATGGGATTACCAATGCTTTTCCTATTATTATAATAGTAGCATCAGCGGCCTCTCTGTATAATCCGGAGCTTTTTGCTTGGTTTACCAATGACTATATTACCATTGGACTGGGCATTATCATGCTGGGGATGGGACTTACTTTAAAAACTACTGACTTCCTTCAGATATTCAGGATGCCACTTTGGGTGATTACAGGACTGGCGTTACAATTTGCAGTTATGCCATTTCTTGGATGGTTTCTTGCGCAGACTTTTAACCTTCCGCCATTTCTTGCCACAGGGTTAATATTGGTTTCCTGTTGTCCGGGAGGTACAGCTTCCAATGTAATTACCTACCTGAGCAGGGGGAATGTAGCACTCAGTGTTTGTTTGACCGCCTTTTCAACCCTTATGGCCATTGTGCTTACACCAGTTCTTACCGCTGTTCTTGCCGGGAGCAAAGTAGATGTGGATGCCGCCGGCCTTTTTCTGAACACCTTACAGGTAGTCCTCCTGCCAGTGACTGCCGGGGCTTTAATGAACCGGTTTCTGCCAGACTTTACCAAAAAAGCTGTTGCTTTTGCCCCACCAGTAGCAGTAATTTTTATCACCCTGATAGTGTCCAGTATCATAGGAGGGGGCAAGGAAATTATACTCGATTCAGCCCCAGGTTTGTTTATGGCAGTTATTCTTCTACACTTTTCAGGTTTTACGGCCGGATACCTTGTGTCAAAAATATTTCTCAAAAAAGAAGATGTTGCCAGAGCTATCGCCATAGAAGTAGGCATGCAAAATTCAGGATTAGGAGCGCTTTTGGCGAAAAAAAACTTCCCCGATCCCGCAACCGCTATACCCTCAGCACTCTCCAGCCTTACCCATTGTATTTTAGGAAGTGCTTTCGCATGGATAGCAAGAAAATTTCCGGTACAGGAGCAAGTAAAATTTACTGATAAAAAGGAAAGGGTGGGGGCATAA
- a CDS encoding T9SS type A sorting domain-containing protein encodes MKKIFTTVFISVFSSLVVFGQENSWVRALLKHETAEMLTATLLGDSLVLVSHKDNANTVDFSKLAAYDMDGNHRWTTNFSSAVSVHGDLIYSTGSSIYTCGTACSEHYLELSKLNPAGEVLDKIDVFEDHCDTTLSFKHQTVSPSGQVFLLGDLFMAKVNESFEVDWVKKGLDQVFTSANFIDDDKILFSVQDGLVLMDSSAEHVIRQYDFETSEVLQVELKSDSIYVLTSEGVFLFDTSFNILASYNEPVETFTTSGDYVWFRQKEASEDKFIRLNNDFSSPEVFDNFKVMSDSTSLLASAEQLFMIGNSLNQLFIHAQSIHKDNTLPEFPDIALNNVTLGETRVMSYLPYGEPGRPHRLRSELIIEVENTGSIEVNAFGVMYRVGGMGYGCQRYSGKDFEDISLKPGEVKEFTFSHSYSMSNFSRNMCFTLNLPNKDLFEVNLNDNTLCEHLPLSTLKEETMSIKVYPNPVQDVLTITMLDHIHGLEILSHHGKSVQNIEVEGKEARIDVSHLSAGLYLLKVFSENGMEVRRFTKL; translated from the coding sequence GTGAAGAAAATTTTTACTACTGTTTTTATAAGTGTTTTTTCAAGTTTGGTTGTTTTTGGGCAGGAGAATTCTTGGGTTAGGGCATTGTTAAAACACGAAACGGCAGAAATGCTTACTGCCACTTTGTTAGGAGACTCTCTTGTACTGGTTTCTCATAAAGACAACGCAAATACAGTGGATTTCTCTAAATTGGCTGCTTATGATATGGATGGAAACCATAGGTGGACAACCAATTTCTCTTCAGCCGTTTCTGTTCATGGAGATTTGATATATTCTACTGGATCATCAATTTACACTTGCGGGACTGCATGCAGTGAACATTATCTTGAACTAAGTAAGTTAAACCCTGCTGGGGAAGTTTTAGATAAGATAGATGTTTTTGAAGACCATTGTGACACCACGCTTTCTTTCAAACATCAGACAGTGTCTCCTTCGGGCCAGGTCTTTTTACTAGGAGACTTGTTTATGGCTAAAGTAAACGAAAGCTTTGAGGTGGACTGGGTGAAAAAGGGTTTAGACCAGGTATTTACTTCTGCGAATTTTATTGACGATGATAAAATTCTTTTTTCAGTTCAGGATGGACTGGTGCTTATGGACAGTTCTGCTGAACATGTTATTCGTCAGTATGACTTTGAAACTTCAGAAGTTCTTCAAGTTGAATTAAAAAGTGACAGTATTTATGTCTTGACATCAGAGGGTGTGTTTCTGTTTGACACTTCTTTTAATATATTGGCCAGCTATAATGAGCCGGTGGAAACCTTTACTACTTCTGGAGACTATGTATGGTTTAGGCAAAAGGAAGCTTCGGAAGACAAATTTATTCGTTTAAATAATGACTTTTCCTCCCCTGAAGTTTTTGACAACTTTAAGGTTATGTCTGATTCCACAAGTTTACTTGCTTCTGCAGAGCAATTATTTATGATAGGAAACTCTCTGAATCAACTTTTTATACATGCTCAAAGTATTCATAAAGATAATACTTTACCTGAATTTCCTGATATAGCCTTGAATAATGTTACCTTAGGCGAAACTAGAGTAATGAGTTATTTACCGTATGGGGAGCCAGGCCGTCCACATAGGCTTAGATCGGAATTAATTATAGAAGTAGAAAATACAGGGTCTATAGAGGTAAATGCTTTTGGTGTCATGTATAGGGTTGGAGGTATGGGGTATGGTTGCCAAAGGTATTCAGGGAAGGACTTTGAGGATATAAGCCTTAAACCAGGAGAAGTTAAAGAGTTTACTTTCAGCCATTCTTATTCCATGTCGAACTTTTCCCGAAACATGTGCTTTACGTTAAATTTGCCAAATAAAGACCTTTTTGAAGTCAATTTGAATGACAATACATTGTGCGAACATCTTCCTCTTTCTACCTTAAAAGAGGAAACCATGTCCATTAAAGTTTACCCTAACCCTGTACAGGATGTGCTAACAATTACTATGTTAGACCATATACATGGTTTGGAAATTTTATCTCATCATGGGAAATCTGTGCAAAATATAGAGGTGGAAGGTAAAGAAGCTCGTATTGATGTTTCACATTTATCGGCAGGTTTATATTTGCTTAAAGTTTTTTCTGAAAATGGTATGGAAGTAAGGAGGTTTACCAAGCTTTAA
- a CDS encoding protein-glutamate O-methyltransferase CheR has translation MTFDEKLEDLIQKVHQKYGYDFSGYTRSSFSRRVSRFYLRKNYKDIDELAQDILYDEKEFTYFLQEITVNVTEMFRDPSFFLSLRKNVFPLLSTYPYIKIWDAGCSTGEELFSLAIMLKEENLLHKTKIYATDINPKVLQTAKEGIYPVSMIKDTTKNYYESGGKESFSKYYISNYGSIKFDSELLENVIFYPHNLATDSSFNEFQLIICRNVLIYFNKVLQDRVFKLFSDSLVDLGYLGLGLKETLYLSPVQKSFEVIDKENKIYRKNITK, from the coding sequence ATGACTTTTGATGAAAAATTAGAGGACCTAATACAAAAGGTTCATCAAAAATACGGCTATGATTTTTCAGGGTATACCCGTTCTTCCTTTTCCAGAAGGGTCAGCAGGTTTTACCTAAGGAAAAATTATAAAGACATAGACGAGTTAGCGCAAGACATACTTTATGATGAGAAAGAGTTCACGTATTTTCTTCAGGAAATCACAGTCAATGTTACTGAAATGTTTCGTGATCCATCTTTCTTCCTGTCATTGCGCAAAAATGTTTTCCCTTTACTTTCCACATATCCTTATATCAAAATATGGGATGCGGGATGTTCTACAGGAGAAGAGCTTTTTTCACTAGCTATAATGCTTAAGGAAGAAAACTTGCTGCATAAAACAAAAATATATGCAACAGATATTAATCCTAAAGTACTTCAAACAGCCAAGGAGGGCATTTACCCTGTTTCAATGATAAAGGATACTACCAAAAACTACTACGAAAGTGGAGGTAAGGAATCTTTTTCAAAATACTATATTAGTAATTACGGGAGCATAAAATTCGATTCTGAGCTATTAGAAAATGTAATTTTTTACCCACACAACCTCGCCACAGATTCTTCCTTCAATGAATTCCAATTAATTATATGCAGAAATGTATTAATTTACTTTAATAAGGTATTACAAGACCGTGTTTTTAAACTGTTTAGCGATAGCTTGGTGGACTTGGGTTATCTTGGTTTGGGATTGAAAGAGACATTATACTTGTCACCTGTTCAAAAATCCTTTGAAGTGATCGACAAAGAAAACAAGATATACAGAAAGAATATCACCAAATAA